A window from Populus trichocarpa isolate Nisqually-1 chromosome 3, P.trichocarpa_v4.1, whole genome shotgun sequence encodes these proteins:
- the LOC7491926 gene encoding uncharacterized protein LOC7491926 codes for MGSSGSKAYRGGASSSSSSSGSGRKGKSKGRSKVFQSSCLGTPCGSRDSTSGDRVCDGGNKENCEGNASSTNRNEIDSDEVKIECYGNVKVEQSDKTPCISSDVELDEWNQASITNTSSRTGSSSARAAAPTQSSTFPSRLLSRLSFIPGNVSFRLSRAVSLGSSRAYHTHSTGPRMFDGEDEIRHHPQSANSVVDGNGNEIQQISDLLATSLVSRTAHHHEDTAAGLQLHSQAPDLLDNMQENQNIFSIRNSGRDGGGNRVEVDANLRSPRMFNDMDGIETRLSDRRIGAREPAERNVRFSRTLSVGRLRDRVLRRSSLPELTFCPLQQEREMRGSSQGSGRQAVGGEMRVSESEGNTLTSTTALGYPPSGMSSSLFSIQDHEVETSRTREARYRDLLEHRSNFLERRRRIRSQVRALQRLGSRFENLSGHERSCILSGQHRTGRCTCRVNNRDANLNDDTSARASISRIVMLAEALFEVLDEIHQQSVVLSSLPSMSSLGSVPAPNEIVESLPVKLYAKSQKHQNEDTAQCYICLVEYEEGDSMRVLPCHHEFHRTCVDKWLKEIHRVCPLCRGDICRSESSPAEN; via the exons ATGGGATCCAGTGGAAGCAAGGCATATCGTGGTGGTGcatcgtcgtcgtcatcatcaAGTGGAAGTGGACGGAAGGGAAAATCTAAAGGGAGGAGTAAGGTTTTCCAGTCTTCTTGTTTGGGTACTCCTTGTGGATCTCGCGATAGTACCAGTGGTGACCGT GTTTGTGATGGTGGGAATAAAGAAAATTGTGAAGGAAATGCTTCATCTACTAACCGGAATGAAATAGACTCCGATGAGGTTAAAATTGAGTGTTATGGAAACGTTAAAGTGGAGCAATCTGATAAAACGCCCTGCATATCGTCGGATGTTGAGCTCGATGAATGGAATCAAGCAAGTATCACAAACACTTCCTCTAGAACAGGTAGCAGCTCTGCTCGAGCTGCTGCTCCTACACAGTCATCGACCTTTCCAAGTCGGCTTCTTTCTCGCTTGAGTTTTATTCCCGGTAATGTGAGTTTTAGGTTGAGCAGAGCAGTGAGTTTAGGGTCGTCAAGGGCATATCACACTCATTCAACTGGTCCCAGAATGTTTGATGGTGAAGATGAGATTCGCCATCATCCACAGTCTGCCAATTCTGTTGTTgatggaaatggaaatgaaatACAACAAATTAGTGATTTATTGGCTACATCCCTGGTGAGTAGAACTGCACATCATCATGAAGATACGGCTGCTGGTTTGCAGTTGCATAGTCAAGCACCTGATCTCTTggacaacatgcaagaaaaccagaatattttttcaattcgcAATTCAGGAAGAGATGGAGGTGGAAATAGAGTGGAGGTTGATGCAAACTTACGTTCTCCTAGAATGTTCAATGACATGGATGGGATTGAGACTAGACTTTCCGATAGGCGAATTGGAGCACGAGAACCTGCTGAGCGTAATGTTCGTTTTAGCCGAACCTTAAGTGTTGGAAGACTTCGTGATAGAGTTCTTCGTCGGTCATCACTACCGGAACTTACATTTTGTCCCTTGCaacaagagagagaaatgagaggTTCTAGCCAGGGTAGTGGGAGACAGGCAGTGGGTGGGGAGATGAGGGTGTCAGAATCTGAAGGGAATACTCTAACCTCCACAACTGCACTGGGTTATCCTCCATCTGGCATGTCTAGCTCACTGTTCAGCATTCAAGATCATGAGGTGGAAACCTCTAGAACAAGAGAAGCCAGGTATCGTGACTTGCTAGAGCATAGATCAAATTTCCTTGAACGGAGGAGAAGAATACGATCTCAG GTTCGCGCTCTTCAGAGGTTGGGAAGCCGTTTCGAAAACCTCTCTGGACATGAGAGGTCTTGTATTTTATCCGGTCAACACAGAACAGGTCGCTGTACATGTCGTGTAAATAATCGAGATGCAAACTTAAATGATGACACAAGTGCTAGGGCTAGCATATCAAGAATTGTCATGTTAGCTGAAGCTCTATTTGAG GTTCTGGATGAAATTCACCAGCAATCAGTTGTATTATCCTCTCTTCCTTCCATGTCTTCACTTGGATCTGTACCCGCTCCTAATGAAATAGTGGAATCTTTGCCAGTTAAATTATATGCCAAGTCCCAGAAACATCAGAATGAGGATACAGCTCA ATGTTACATATGCCTTGTGGAATATGAGGAAGGAGACAGCATGCGAGTGTTGCCTTGCCATCATGAATTCCACAGAACATGTGTAGACAAGTGGCTTAAGGAGATTCACAG GGTATGTCCACTTTGTCGTGGTGATATTTGTAGATCTGAATCATCGCCTGCTGAAAACTAA
- the LOC7491927 gene encoding uncharacterized protein LOC7491927 produces the protein MDWGFVHKAWEKWTSINVGSSTGEPLKAALLINYDPNAPSRLLSIIAEQEGINAVPTEVSQFVDFVKRNKLHSENFTIGQNQYVVTSIHENCFCARSLTTSKPAGEGAIIMQTSAFLLVALYDGSIGAASRAMVAVDQFAWQLGRRNL, from the exons ATGGACTGGGGTTTTGTACACAAAGCTTGGGAGAAATGGACTTCCATTAACGTCGGCTCTTCCACCGGTGAACCATTGAAGGCTGCTTTGCTTATTAACTATGATCCAAATGCACCATCTCGCTTGCTTTCTATCAt TGCAGAACAAGAAGGTATCAATGCCGTTCCCACTGAAGTGAGCCagtttgttgattttgttaaaaGGAATAAACTTCATTCGGAGAACTTTACTATCGGGCAAAATCAAT ATGTGGTTACATCCATTCATGAGAATTGTTTCTGTGCAAGGTCTCTGACTACATCAAAACCTGCTGGTGAAGGTGCCATCATCATGCAGACTTCAGCATTCCTCTTGGTTGCATT GTATGATGGATCAATTGGTGCAGCATCCCGTGCTATGGTGGCTGTTGATCAGTTTGCTTGGCAGCTTGGGCGAAGAAATCTGTAA